The following coding sequences are from one Streptomyces sp. NBC_00536 window:
- a CDS encoding MarR family transcriptional regulator, giving the protein MEYSHNDTELVKQPIGYWSWAAHKAVVTNIRAGLAQFDVTQPQWWVLAQVATSENGRTRAEVTAVLQGYLDVGTALAKEIDALLDRDLLILDHENRLQLTPEGDAVHRECAERQTAMRKQAHDGITDEEYLVTLKVLQRMIHNVGGEAWHH; this is encoded by the coding sequence ATGGAGTACTCGCACAACGACACCGAACTGGTCAAGCAGCCGATCGGTTACTGGAGCTGGGCCGCGCACAAGGCCGTCGTCACGAACATCCGCGCCGGGCTGGCACAGTTCGACGTCACCCAGCCCCAGTGGTGGGTTCTGGCCCAGGTGGCCACCAGCGAGAACGGCCGGACCCGCGCGGAAGTGACGGCAGTCCTGCAGGGCTACCTGGACGTGGGAACCGCGCTCGCGAAGGAGATCGACGCCCTCCTCGACCGGGACTTGCTGATACTCGACCACGAGAACCGGCTTCAGCTGACCCCCGAGGGAGACGCGGTCCATCGTGAGTGCGCGGAGCGCCAGACGGCCATGCGAAAGCAAGCCCACGACGGCATCACCGACGAGGAGTACCTGGTCACCCTCAAGGTACTGCAGCGGATGATCCACAACGTCGGAGGCGAGGCCTGGCACCACTAG
- a CDS encoding sensor histidine kinase, with translation MDWGKRDGVGRRRGIDLLVVAGAAALCVTVGFAQARGLRVYPQLSSLPFPGVPMEGRLPVLVAGFAHYGLVPVAGSALLLWRRHRPVAVAVLLVVLSTVTTLVPAALAALFTVASVRSARTTAAVTALALLPLPLSMALQPSLSAVALATAVTGGVLVGGAVGWGLFLRALHDRGEQARSQALLRAEQVRQRERESLAREMHDVLAHRLSLLSVHAGALEVNPGAPPEQVAQAVGVIRSSAHQAMEDLQQVLGVLRTPLQPEGTRPEPPQPTLADLAPLMDESRAAGMCLHVGDDITHHAAVPATTGRTAYRIVQEALTNAHKHARGQDVRITLRGAPGRGLDLEITNTMPTTVPTEYRRALPGSGSGLEGLRERAVLVGGELAYGREGQTHRVRARLPWPA, from the coding sequence ATGGATTGGGGAAAGAGGGACGGCGTCGGCCGGCGCCGGGGCATCGACCTGCTCGTCGTGGCCGGAGCCGCGGCCCTGTGCGTGACCGTGGGTTTCGCGCAGGCGCGCGGCCTGCGGGTGTACCCGCAGCTCTCATCGCTGCCGTTCCCCGGGGTTCCAATGGAGGGCCGGCTGCCCGTGCTCGTGGCGGGCTTCGCGCACTACGGGCTGGTGCCGGTGGCCGGCAGCGCGCTGCTCCTGTGGCGTAGGCACCGGCCCGTGGCCGTCGCCGTGCTTCTGGTTGTCCTGTCGACGGTCACGACACTGGTTCCCGCCGCGCTGGCCGCCCTGTTCACGGTCGCCTCGGTCCGATCGGCCCGGACCACGGCCGCCGTGACCGCGCTGGCCCTGCTGCCCCTGCCCCTCTCCATGGCCCTGCAGCCGTCGCTGTCCGCCGTTGCGCTGGCCACAGCGGTGACCGGGGGCGTACTGGTCGGCGGCGCCGTGGGCTGGGGGCTGTTCCTGCGCGCCCTGCACGACCGCGGCGAGCAGGCCAGGTCGCAGGCCCTGCTGCGCGCGGAGCAGGTCCGCCAGCGGGAGCGGGAGTCCCTGGCCCGGGAGATGCACGACGTACTCGCCCACAGACTCTCCCTCCTCAGCGTCCACGCCGGCGCCCTGGAGGTGAACCCCGGAGCCCCGCCCGAGCAGGTCGCGCAGGCCGTCGGAGTCATCCGTTCCAGCGCCCACCAGGCCATGGAAGACCTCCAACAGGTCCTCGGCGTCCTGCGCACCCCGCTCCAGCCCGAGGGCACCCGGCCGGAACCACCCCAGCCCACGCTCGCCGACCTCGCCCCCCTGATGGACGAGTCCAGGGCCGCCGGCATGTGCCTCCACGTGGGCGACGACATCACCCACCACGCCGCGGTCCCCGCGACCACGGGACGAACGGCGTACCGGATCGTGCAGGAAGCCCTCACCAACGCGCACAAACACGCCCGCGGCCAAGACGTACGGATCACCCTGCGCGGCGCCCCTGGACGCGGGCTCGACCTGGAGATCACCAACACGATGCCGACCACCGTGCCGACCGAGTACAGGCGCGCACTGCCGGGAAGCGGATCGGGCCTCGAAGGCCTCCGCGAACGCGCCGTCCTCGTCGGGGGCGAACTGGCCTACGGCCGCGAGGGGCAGACCCACCGGGTCCGGGCACGGCTGCCGTGGCCCGCGTGA
- a CDS encoding response regulator transcription factor, translated as MIRVLLVDDDALVRAGLRMMLASAPDIAIAAEAADGGEVEALVDEHRPDLVLMDIRMPGVDGLEATRRLRARPGAPEIVMLTTFTSDDYVLRALQAGAAGFLLKHTSPARIIEAVRQAAAGEPVMSPEALSQLIGTVTAPVGTPDPRPAPAAATRERLGLLGDREMEVALAVSRGRTNAQIAVDLYMSVPTVKSHISHILTKLGLNNRVQIALLVYRAGLT; from the coding sequence CTGATCAGGGTACTGCTCGTCGACGACGACGCCCTGGTCCGCGCCGGACTGCGGATGATGCTCGCTTCCGCCCCCGACATCGCCATCGCGGCCGAAGCCGCCGACGGCGGCGAGGTCGAGGCACTGGTGGACGAACACCGTCCCGACCTGGTCCTGATGGACATCCGCATGCCGGGCGTCGACGGCTTGGAGGCCACCCGCCGCTTGCGGGCCCGCCCCGGTGCCCCCGAGATCGTGATGCTGACGACCTTCACCTCCGACGACTACGTCCTGCGCGCCCTGCAGGCAGGCGCGGCCGGTTTCCTCCTCAAGCACACCAGCCCCGCCCGGATCATCGAGGCGGTACGACAGGCCGCGGCCGGCGAGCCCGTCATGTCTCCCGAGGCCCTCAGCCAGTTGATCGGGACCGTCACCGCCCCGGTCGGCACCCCGGACCCGCGGCCCGCACCGGCCGCCGCCACGCGGGAACGACTCGGCCTGCTCGGCGACCGGGAAATGGAGGTGGCCCTCGCGGTCAGCAGGGGTAGGACCAACGCCCAGATCGCCGTGGACCTCTACATGAGCGTCCCCACCGTCAAGTCCCACATCTCGCACATCCTCACCAAGCTGGGCCTCAACAACCGCGTGCAGATCGCCCTCCTCGTCTACCGGGCTGGACTCACCTGA